The following are encoded in a window of Arthrobacter sp. OAP107 genomic DNA:
- a CDS encoding AAA family ATPase — protein sequence MHDADLAHERDYVAGLYARLDELREEKRAQLAQVRRAGAVGTMQNVSERDAFAALYEDRLAQLDAVDDRLVFGRLDLDSGEAQYIGRIGLTTEDLVRLMVDWRAPEAGHFYQATAFDRQGVRRRRHLILQGREVKAIEDDVLDADMLSDADSLQGEGALLAALNSKRTGRMSDIVGTIQSEQDRIIRSSISGALVVQGGPGTGKTAVALHRAAYLLYTHRDRLKSAGVLLVGPSSSFMKYIERVLPSLGETGVVMASLGRLMPGINAVPEQEADVAAIKGRLEMAEVIANAVANRQRIPAENRILEVDGRKLTLTPRQVRRARERARSTGKPHNEARVTFVKILLRELTEQMTELVEAGNIGNNADRSYLAEDVRTARDVRVALNLCWMPMTPEKLVGELLSKPALLEACTPGLTARERELLLRAPGAPWTEADVPLLDEAAELLGELDPAAGRGLAQQEQDRARALANAWQTLVNMESAGVDVLMSAEELVEQNEEREARLTAAERATSDRTWAFGHIVVDEAQELSPMQWRLLVRRCPLKSFTIVGDIAQTSSVAGAKSWQGALAPMFGDRWQLEELTVNYRTPSQIAEAAARMANAAGLVVSAPKAVREGRWSPIIDRVERGGLVGRLLEVLPEELEALDGGLLAVIADGDLLREATVALRAQYGSRLGTGAGSYEQDVVVISPREAKGLEFDGVVVLEPSAMLNHEHGRVGDLYVAMTRPTQRLRLIAAADVPAGIER from the coding sequence ATGCACGACGCCGATTTGGCCCACGAACGGGACTATGTAGCCGGTCTGTATGCCCGGCTTGATGAACTGCGCGAGGAAAAGCGCGCCCAGCTGGCCCAGGTGCGCCGCGCGGGAGCAGTCGGCACCATGCAGAACGTCTCCGAACGTGACGCCTTCGCGGCCCTGTACGAGGACCGCCTCGCCCAACTTGACGCCGTCGACGACCGCCTCGTGTTCGGCCGGCTGGACCTGGACTCCGGCGAGGCGCAGTACATTGGCCGTATCGGGCTCACCACCGAGGACCTCGTCCGGCTCATGGTCGACTGGCGCGCGCCCGAGGCCGGCCACTTCTACCAGGCAACCGCCTTTGACCGGCAGGGCGTGCGCCGGCGCCGGCACCTGATCCTGCAGGGCCGCGAGGTCAAGGCCATCGAGGACGACGTCCTGGACGCTGACATGCTTTCCGACGCCGACTCGCTGCAGGGCGAGGGTGCCCTGCTGGCCGCGCTGAACTCCAAGCGCACCGGCCGCATGTCGGACATCGTGGGCACCATCCAGTCCGAGCAGGACCGCATCATCCGGTCCTCCATCTCCGGCGCCCTCGTGGTCCAGGGCGGGCCGGGCACCGGCAAAACCGCCGTGGCCCTTCACCGGGCCGCCTATCTGCTCTACACCCACCGCGACCGGCTGAAGTCCGCCGGCGTGCTGCTGGTGGGCCCGTCGTCGTCCTTCATGAAATACATCGAACGCGTCCTGCCGTCGCTGGGTGAAACCGGCGTAGTCATGGCCAGCCTCGGCCGGCTCATGCCCGGCATCAACGCTGTACCGGAGCAGGAAGCGGATGTCGCCGCCATCAAGGGCAGGCTGGAGATGGCCGAGGTCATCGCCAACGCCGTGGCCAACCGGCAGCGCATTCCGGCCGAAAACCGGATCCTGGAAGTCGACGGCCGCAAGCTGACCCTCACGCCCCGTCAGGTCCGGCGTGCCCGCGAACGCGCGCGCTCCACCGGCAAGCCGCACAACGAGGCCCGCGTCACGTTCGTCAAGATCCTGCTCCGCGAACTGACGGAGCAGATGACCGAGCTGGTCGAGGCCGGCAACATCGGCAACAACGCCGACCGCTCGTACCTCGCCGAGGACGTGCGGACGGCCCGCGACGTGCGCGTCGCGCTCAACCTGTGCTGGATGCCGATGACGCCCGAGAAGCTGGTGGGCGAGCTCCTCAGCAAGCCCGCACTCCTCGAAGCCTGCACCCCTGGCCTCACCGCCAGGGAACGCGAGCTGCTGCTGCGGGCCCCCGGTGCCCCGTGGACCGAGGCAGACGTCCCGCTGCTCGACGAAGCAGCGGAGCTTCTGGGCGAACTGGATCCCGCGGCAGGCCGCGGCCTCGCCCAGCAGGAGCAGGACCGGGCCCGCGCCCTGGCCAACGCCTGGCAGACCCTGGTCAACATGGAGTCTGCCGGCGTCGACGTGCTGATGTCCGCCGAGGAACTCGTTGAACAGAACGAGGAACGCGAGGCCCGCCTGACAGCTGCCGAGCGTGCCACCAGCGACCGCACGTGGGCCTTCGGCCACATCGTCGTCGACGAGGCACAGGAACTGTCGCCGATGCAGTGGCGGCTCCTGGTCCGGCGCTGCCCGCTCAAGTCCTTCACCATCGTGGGCGACATCGCCCAGACCAGTTCCGTGGCCGGCGCGAAGTCCTGGCAGGGGGCCCTCGCCCCGATGTTCGGAGACCGCTGGCAGCTGGAGGAGCTGACGGTGAACTACCGGACGCCGTCGCAGATCGCCGAAGCGGCGGCGCGCATGGCCAACGCCGCCGGCCTGGTGGTTTCCGCCCCGAAGGCCGTTCGGGAGGGCCGCTGGTCGCCCATTATCGACCGCGTGGAGCGTGGCGGACTGGTAGGTCGGCTGCTGGAGGTCCTCCCCGAGGAGCTCGAAGCGCTCGACGGCGGTCTGCTCGCCGTGATTGCCGACGGCGACCTGCTGCGGGAAGCCACCGTGGCGCTGCGTGCCCAGTACGGTTCCCGGCTGGGCACGGGTGCCGGCAGCTATGAACAGGACGTGGTGGTCATCAGCCCGCGGGAGGCCAAGGGACTTGAGTTCGACGGCGTCGTGGTCCTGGAACCGAGCGCCATGCTGAACCACGAGCACGGCAGGGTGGGCGATTTGTACGTCGCCATGACCCGGCCCACCCAGCGGCTTCGGCTGATCGCGGCCGCGGACGTACCGGCAGGCATCGAGCGTTAG
- a CDS encoding methylated-DNA--[protein]-cysteine S-methyltransferase, whose amino-acid sequence MKAQLLTMPTPDGPFTIIARDGVVLASGWTADTQDLTGQIHPELLPDAYEPVEHLGPISAAVDAFYAGDPAPAMSVPVLQKSGPFRAHAWDVLRTVSPGAPVTYTEYAELSGNAKAVRAAASACAFNAAALFVPCHRVVRTDGTMGGFRWGLRIKESLLARERQGLAAR is encoded by the coding sequence ATGAAAGCCCAGCTCCTCACCATGCCCACGCCGGACGGGCCGTTCACGATCATCGCCCGCGACGGCGTGGTGCTCGCCTCCGGCTGGACGGCCGACACCCAGGACCTCACCGGACAAATCCATCCGGAGCTGCTGCCGGACGCTTACGAACCGGTGGAGCACCTCGGCCCGATTTCCGCGGCCGTGGACGCCTTCTACGCGGGTGATCCGGCTCCGGCCATGAGCGTTCCTGTCCTGCAGAAATCAGGCCCGTTCCGCGCCCATGCCTGGGACGTGCTGCGTACCGTCAGCCCGGGGGCGCCGGTTACCTACACCGAATATGCTGAGCTGTCCGGCAACGCCAAGGCAGTCAGGGCCGCCGCCAGCGCGTGTGCGTTCAACGCCGCGGCGCTGTTCGTTCCATGCCACCGCGTGGTCCGCACGGACGGCACGATGGGCGGATTCCGCTGGGGGCTGCGGATCAAGGAAAGCCTGCTGGCCCGCGAAAGGCAGGGCCTCGCCGCGCGCTGA
- a CDS encoding adenine phosphoribosyltransferase gives MNQSEQAPGPRPVPVDELITGLCATVPDYPKPGITFKDLTPVFADGPAFRAVVDALVEPFKGQFDAVAGVEARGFLLAAAAAYATGKGVVTVRKAGKLPREVYSEDYALEYGNATLELHTTDLARGSRVLILDDVLATGGTLGAAARLFERCGVHVSGVGVVMELGELRGRSALAGHRVRSLLRL, from the coding sequence GTGAATCAGAGCGAACAAGCCCCTGGCCCCAGGCCCGTCCCCGTGGACGAACTCATCACGGGCCTATGCGCGACCGTTCCGGACTACCCGAAACCCGGAATCACGTTCAAGGACCTCACCCCTGTCTTCGCCGACGGTCCTGCGTTCCGGGCAGTCGTCGATGCGCTCGTGGAACCCTTCAAGGGACAGTTCGACGCCGTGGCCGGCGTCGAGGCACGGGGCTTCCTGCTCGCCGCCGCCGCGGCCTACGCCACCGGCAAGGGCGTCGTGACCGTGCGGAAGGCCGGAAAGCTGCCGCGCGAGGTTTACTCCGAGGACTATGCCCTGGAATACGGCAACGCCACCCTGGAACTTCACACCACGGACCTGGCCCGCGGCAGCCGGGTGCTTATCCTCGACGACGTCCTTGCCACGGGCGGCACGCTCGGCGCAGCCGCCCGCCTGTTCGAACGCTGCGGTGTCCACGTCTCAGGCGTGGGCGTGGTGATGGAACTCGGCGAGCTGCGCGGCCGCTCCGCCCTGGCCGGACACCGCGTGCGGTCGCTGCTGCGCCTCTGA
- a CDS encoding AlkA N-terminal domain-containing protein: protein MDFWQRYRAIDARDTRFDGQFFTAVRTTGIYCRPSCPARTPKAENVTFYETSAAAHEAGYRACKRCLPEAVPGTPAWNLRSDIAGRAMRLINDGVINRDGVEGLAARLGYSSRQLNRILSHELGAGPLSLARASRAQTARTLLVSTGMKLADVAFAAGFSSVRQFNETVAEVFDMTPTALRSTARHHPSAPASTSLTLALPYREPFDPGVFSFLAVRAIPGIEAGAATSYARTLRLPHGDARFSVEYTGAGNGGAGGSLKGGILEYDGGPHRRPLVLTIGAVDLRDLPALLSRVRRLFDLDADPVAIDGALSADPRLAASVAAAPGIRLPGALDPQELLIRAMVGQQITVAAARTALTQLAAAGSPSTAAGDGLSRLFPSPTQIAEAGSELLRGPRRRTESLLAVATALADNTLDLGYGDDLPGLSAKLLPQPGIGPWTVGYVAMRVIGAPDVFLANDAAVRNGIRALPGGASPITGSSGRGTAPSSGFPSSDFREVSPWRSYATMHLWRSAAAASRTRRPRGADNENDNAMKVTVR from the coding sequence ATGGACTTCTGGCAGCGCTACCGCGCCATCGATGCGCGGGACACCCGTTTTGACGGGCAGTTCTTTACGGCGGTGCGTACCACGGGCATCTACTGCCGGCCGTCGTGCCCGGCGAGGACGCCCAAGGCGGAGAACGTCACCTTCTATGAGACTTCGGCCGCCGCCCACGAGGCCGGGTACCGCGCGTGCAAGCGCTGCCTGCCCGAGGCCGTGCCGGGCACGCCGGCCTGGAACCTGCGCTCGGATATTGCGGGCCGGGCCATGCGCCTGATCAACGACGGCGTGATCAACCGCGACGGCGTTGAGGGGCTGGCCGCGCGGCTTGGCTATTCGTCCCGCCAGCTGAACCGGATCCTCAGCCATGAGCTCGGCGCAGGTCCCCTGTCCCTGGCCCGAGCCAGCAGGGCGCAGACTGCGCGCACGCTGCTGGTGTCCACGGGGATGAAGCTTGCGGACGTCGCCTTCGCCGCGGGATTCAGCAGCGTCCGCCAGTTCAACGAGACCGTGGCCGAGGTGTTCGACATGACGCCGACCGCCCTGCGCAGCACCGCCCGGCACCATCCGTCTGCGCCCGCCAGCACGTCGCTCACGCTGGCCCTCCCCTACCGCGAGCCGTTCGACCCCGGCGTCTTCAGCTTCCTCGCAGTCCGCGCCATTCCCGGGATCGAGGCCGGGGCCGCAACGTCCTACGCCCGGACACTGCGGCTCCCGCACGGGGACGCGCGGTTCAGCGTGGAGTACACCGGCGCGGGCAACGGCGGCGCGGGTGGAAGTTTGAAGGGCGGAATTTTGGAGTACGACGGCGGGCCGCACCGGCGGCCGCTGGTGCTCACCATCGGCGCGGTGGACCTCCGGGATCTGCCGGCCCTGCTGAGCAGGGTCCGCCGGCTTTTTGACCTCGACGCCGATCCCGTCGCCATCGACGGCGCGCTCAGCGCCGATCCCCGGCTGGCGGCATCCGTGGCGGCAGCGCCGGGGATCCGCCTGCCGGGGGCCCTGGATCCGCAGGAACTGCTCATCCGGGCCATGGTCGGCCAGCAGATCACGGTGGCTGCCGCGCGCACGGCCCTCACGCAACTGGCCGCGGCAGGCAGTCCCAGCACGGCCGCGGGCGACGGGCTTTCCCGGTTGTTCCCCTCGCCGACGCAGATCGCCGAGGCCGGCTCGGAACTGCTGCGTGGCCCGCGGCGCAGGACGGAGTCGCTGCTGGCCGTGGCCACGGCACTGGCTGACAACACGCTGGACCTTGGCTACGGTGACGATTTGCCTGGCCTTTCCGCCAAGCTGCTCCCGCAGCCGGGCATCGGGCCGTGGACGGTGGGATATGTGGCCATGCGGGTCATCGGCGCGCCGGACGTCTTCCTCGCCAACGACGCCGCGGTACGCAACGGAATCCGGGCGCTGCCCGGCGGCGCCAGCCCAATAACCGGCAGCAGTGGACGTGGCACCGCACCGTCGTCGGGCTTTCCGTCCTCTGACTTCCGCGAAGTCAGCCCCTGGCGTTCATACGCCACCATGCATCTCTGGCGGTCAGCAGCGGCCGCATCCAGGACCCGGCGCCCGCGGGGTGCAGACAACGAAAATGACAATGCGATGAAAGTGACAGTGCGATGA
- a CDS encoding DNA-3-methyladenine glycosylase produces the protein MTTSGPVRQFLSGDAREIAPLLLGAVLTHNSAEGPVAVRITELEAYMGPVDSLHPDPGSHTYRGPTRRNAPMFGPAGHLYVYFTYGMHYCANIVCGPAGHASAVLLRAGEIVEGRELALARRPASKAAKDLASGPARLATALGLTTEDSGRDALAPPFGLVLPPAPAAHVSTGPRVGVAGHGGTHDYPWRFWLTGDPTVSRYKAAKARAPRA, from the coding sequence ATGACCACCAGCGGCCCTGTGCGGCAGTTCCTGTCCGGCGATGCCCGCGAAATAGCCCCGCTGCTTCTTGGCGCCGTCCTGACGCACAACAGCGCGGAAGGTCCCGTGGCCGTGCGGATCACCGAACTCGAGGCCTACATGGGCCCGGTCGATTCACTGCACCCTGACCCCGGGTCGCACACCTACCGCGGCCCCACTCGTCGGAACGCCCCGATGTTCGGTCCGGCCGGGCACCTCTATGTCTACTTCACGTACGGCATGCACTACTGCGCCAACATCGTTTGCGGCCCGGCCGGCCACGCCTCGGCCGTCCTGCTGCGCGCCGGTGAGATCGTGGAAGGCAGGGAACTGGCCCTCGCGCGGCGGCCGGCGTCGAAAGCCGCCAAGGACCTGGCCAGTGGACCCGCCCGGCTGGCCACAGCGCTCGGGCTGACTACCGAGGACAGCGGGCGGGACGCCCTGGCCCCTCCATTTGGCCTGGTGTTGCCGCCGGCCCCCGCCGCCCACGTCAGCACCGGGCCACGGGTCGGCGTCGCCGGGCACGGCGGCACACACGATTATCCATGGCGGTTCTGGCTGACGGGCGACCCCACCGTGTCGCGTTACAAGGCGGCGAAGGCGCGTGCGCCGCGGGCGTAG
- a CDS encoding multicopper oxidase domain-containing protein — MSVTRRQALQIGGVGIIGAFGLAVPLTSVNAKSASQLASRNMPKPYQRTLSIPEILKPRNTVVDPDGRKRHLYKIEQKAALANIVPGLSTPILGYNGTFPGPTIKVNQGERITLEMDNVLPLFHPQWGYRLDTSTHLHGSASLPQFDGYANDLTGRDYCKDYEYPNFQPARTLWYHDHAVHNTGQSVYSGLAAQYHLHDEVEGNILPQGKFDVPLTVSDAMFAANGALGYNDNTHSGLWGDVILVNGAPWPVMKVQRRIYRFRILNASIARSYRFSLSTGDAMTIVATDGGLMPAAQQVTSWRHGGAERYEVLIDFSKYPAGKRVELRNLSNKNNVDYDFTGKVMAFDVTDEPVDTSGPGARVLPTLLAPSMTMSLKASDSVKTRRMRVKRDNGIWTIGGMTWDEVVESGYRKVLADPDLDDVEIWEIENSSGGWFHPVHIHLVDFQVLSRNGQAPFAHEKGPKDVVYVGEGETVRLLMKFEHNRGRYMIHCHNLPHEDHDMMAQFSVGIDTNDPDPNHPVDAVRPHLINQPAPAQSAPAEGTAEVASPPATQPAEAAAPVTTTPATSSAEALAGQKDVVAVTTARHRLKKDMTFAGTSKFAGSTAPTSATVVLYDVTPGRAATRLGAVKASSLGAWTLNVKPGPATQVTAVKAESSIGGTATARVRTS; from the coding sequence GTGTCAGTTACACGCCGTCAGGCACTGCAAATAGGTGGAGTGGGGATCATCGGTGCCTTTGGGCTCGCTGTGCCTCTGACGTCGGTCAACGCCAAGTCGGCCAGCCAACTGGCGTCCCGAAACATGCCGAAGCCCTACCAGCGGACACTTTCCATTCCGGAGATCCTCAAGCCCAGGAACACGGTGGTGGACCCCGACGGCCGCAAGCGGCACCTGTACAAGATCGAGCAGAAAGCTGCGCTGGCCAACATCGTTCCGGGCCTCAGCACACCTATCCTCGGCTACAACGGGACCTTTCCGGGCCCGACCATCAAGGTGAACCAGGGCGAACGCATCACTCTGGAGATGGACAACGTCCTGCCTCTGTTCCACCCGCAGTGGGGATATCGGCTTGATACCTCGACCCACCTGCACGGGTCTGCGTCGCTTCCGCAGTTCGACGGCTACGCCAACGACCTCACGGGCCGGGACTACTGCAAGGACTACGAATACCCCAACTTCCAGCCGGCACGGACCCTGTGGTACCACGACCACGCCGTCCACAACACGGGCCAGAGCGTCTACTCCGGCCTGGCAGCCCAGTACCACCTCCACGACGAGGTGGAAGGCAACATTCTTCCGCAGGGAAAGTTCGATGTGCCGCTCACTGTGTCCGACGCAATGTTCGCAGCCAACGGCGCCCTCGGCTACAACGACAACACCCACTCCGGCCTGTGGGGCGACGTCATCCTTGTGAACGGGGCGCCCTGGCCGGTGATGAAGGTCCAGCGAAGGATCTACCGCTTCCGCATTCTCAATGCTTCCATAGCGCGCTCCTATCGCTTCTCCCTGAGCACAGGGGATGCCATGACCATTGTCGCCACGGACGGCGGTCTCATGCCGGCCGCCCAGCAGGTGACATCCTGGCGGCACGGCGGCGCTGAGCGCTACGAGGTTCTCATCGACTTTTCGAAGTACCCCGCCGGCAAGCGGGTGGAACTGCGCAATCTGTCCAACAAGAACAATGTCGACTACGACTTCACCGGTAAAGTCATGGCCTTCGACGTGACGGACGAACCTGTCGACACGTCCGGACCCGGCGCCAGGGTGCTGCCGACGCTTCTCGCCCCGAGCATGACAATGAGTCTGAAGGCCTCGGATTCTGTAAAAACCAGGCGTATGCGGGTGAAGCGTGACAACGGCATCTGGACTATCGGGGGGATGACGTGGGACGAGGTGGTCGAGAGTGGCTACCGGAAGGTCCTTGCCGATCCCGACCTCGACGATGTGGAAATCTGGGAGATAGAAAACAGCTCAGGAGGCTGGTTCCATCCGGTCCACATCCACCTGGTGGACTTCCAGGTCCTCAGCCGCAACGGGCAGGCACCCTTCGCGCACGAGAAGGGGCCGAAGGACGTGGTCTACGTGGGCGAAGGGGAAACAGTCCGGCTGCTCATGAAGTTCGAGCACAACCGCGGCAGGTACATGATTCACTGCCATAACCTGCCCCACGAGGACCACGACATGATGGCCCAGTTCAGCGTCGGCATCGACACCAACGACCCCGACCCCAACCATCCGGTTGACGCCGTTCGGCCGCACCTGATCAATCAGCCTGCACCGGCACAATCTGCACCCGCGGAGGGGACTGCTGAGGTGGCATCACCGCCGGCCACCCAGCCGGCAGAGGCGGCTGCGCCGGTTACGACCACTCCGGCCACGTCATCGGCTGAGGCACTTGCGGGACAGAAGGACGTCGTGGCCGTCACCACCGCCCGGCACCGGCTGAAGAAGGACATGACTTTCGCCGGAACCTCCAAGTTCGCGGGATCGACGGCGCCCACCTCAGCCACCGTCGTGCTGTACGACGTCACACCGGGGCGTGCCGCCACCCGCTTGGGTGCAGTGAAGGCCAGCTCCTTGGGAGCCTGGACGCTGAACGTCAAACCTGGACCCGCCACGCAGGTCACCGCCGTCAAGGCCGAATCGAGCATTGGCGGAACCGCGACGGCGAGGGTAAGGACCAGCTGA
- the tyrS gene encoding tyrosine--tRNA ligase, protein MSQLNDLESQQNDPSFANIWQELKWRGLVHVSTDEVELEKLLAGEPVTYYCGFDPTAPSLHLGNLVQLLLMRRLQLAGHKPLGLVGGSTGLIGDPRPTAERTLNTKDTVSEWVGYLQAQVRRFLSFDGANAARMVNNLDWTAPLSAIDFLREVGKHFRVGTMLRKDAVASRLSSEEGISYTEFSYQILQGMDYLQLYRDYGCMLQTGGSDQWGNLTSGTELIRKVEGKTVHALGTPLITNADGTKFGKSEGNAIWLDSAMVSPYTFYQFWLNTADADVVDRLKVFTFLTRAEIEEIAAAVAERPFAREGQRKLAYEVTALVHGAEATEKVIAASAAVFGNGDLSVLDEQTLAAATAELPSASVDGTGLGIIDLLVASGLSDSKSAARRVVGEGGAYVNNAKVTDPDAVIAPSQLLHGKYLLLRRGKKNLATVQVSGA, encoded by the coding sequence GTGTCACAACTAAACGACCTCGAATCCCAGCAGAACGACCCCAGCTTCGCCAACATCTGGCAGGAGCTCAAATGGCGCGGCCTTGTCCACGTCTCCACCGATGAGGTGGAACTGGAAAAGCTCCTCGCCGGGGAACCGGTCACGTATTACTGCGGATTCGACCCCACGGCGCCGAGCCTCCACCTGGGAAACCTGGTCCAGCTCCTCCTGATGAGGCGCCTCCAGTTGGCCGGCCACAAGCCGCTGGGCCTCGTGGGCGGTTCCACCGGGCTGATCGGCGATCCGCGTCCGACGGCGGAACGCACCTTGAACACGAAGGACACCGTTTCGGAGTGGGTTGGTTACCTGCAGGCCCAGGTCCGCCGCTTCCTCAGCTTTGACGGCGCCAACGCCGCCCGGATGGTCAACAACCTCGACTGGACCGCGCCGCTGAGCGCGATCGACTTTCTCCGCGAGGTCGGCAAACACTTCCGCGTGGGTACGATGTTGCGAAAAGACGCCGTGGCTTCCCGCCTCAGCTCTGAGGAAGGCATCAGCTACACGGAGTTCAGCTACCAGATCCTGCAGGGCATGGATTACCTCCAGCTCTACCGTGACTACGGCTGCATGCTGCAGACCGGTGGATCCGACCAGTGGGGCAACCTCACCAGCGGCACCGAACTCATCCGCAAGGTGGAGGGTAAGACGGTCCATGCACTGGGCACTCCGCTCATCACCAACGCTGACGGCACCAAGTTCGGCAAGAGCGAGGGCAACGCCATCTGGTTGGATTCGGCCATGGTCAGCCCGTACACCTTCTACCAGTTCTGGCTGAACACAGCCGACGCGGATGTTGTGGACCGGCTGAAGGTGTTCACCTTCCTGACCCGGGCCGAGATCGAGGAAATTGCCGCGGCTGTGGCCGAGCGCCCGTTCGCCCGCGAAGGCCAGCGGAAGCTTGCCTACGAGGTGACGGCGCTGGTTCACGGAGCCGAAGCCACTGAAAAGGTCATTGCTGCTTCCGCGGCTGTTTTCGGCAACGGCGATCTTTCGGTGCTCGATGAGCAGACGCTGGCAGCGGCGACGGCCGAACTGCCATCCGCTTCAGTGGACGGAACGGGCCTCGGCATCATCGACCTGCTGGTTGCCTCGGGGCTGTCGGACAGCAAGTCCGCCGCGCGCCGGGTGGTCGGCGAGGGCGGCGCCTACGTCAACAACGCCAAAGTCACAGATCCGGACGCGGTGATCGCCCCGTCCCAGCTGTTGCACGGCAAGTACCTGCTCCTCAGACGCGGCAAGAAGAACCTGGCCACGGTTCAGGTGTCTGGCGCCTAG
- a CDS encoding cytochrome c oxidase assembly protein has translation MKTSPTKPVAAAAMILSCGLLALFLAYSTEAGREAAFLDRTGAAVIWGLPVAKLVFNVAAAGTVGPLILALFALPPKGKAFSKALVIAGISGVLWTAAAAAISVLTFHSLANLPLFSEGSGTIFVSFLTDVDAGRRSALTVVITATVALMCFGVQSQRGIAITAGLATTGLIPLALNSHAAGGAGHPDSTVSVVMHMAAAAVWIGGLATLVLLRRTLGTELLTVVRRYSTLALLSFLALAISGVAAGVTSLGTLDGLTTQYGLILVAKTALLGVLGMFGALHRRWILTKLESVPGRARTTFAALAVAELAVMAAASGLAAALARTPPPTVSQAAPAPVSLRLPGFVDIFLSWKPDALWIFLCAVAVFLYAAGVQRVRNRGGRWPAYRASFWFAGVALLFMVTNGGLRLYQEYLISAHVMTQMLLMAVVPLLLVPGAPLTLARLAATPRQDGTIGGAEALTLTLRPVVNAASAPYMAAAGLAAVLAALYYTPLLEYSSRTQFGYQAMALLALLSGCLFAASLARATTDRGPGSSVAGRLVTIGAVAALYGVHGWALAQQADQLPDARRREWLITVGQPWDQPVLAVVEPAGAAMWVIAASTLFIAAAVVLYRARRRRTPGTGRRVRSASERAHDLVMSSEP, from the coding sequence ATGAAGACATCGCCGACGAAGCCGGTGGCCGCTGCTGCCATGATCCTGAGCTGCGGGCTGCTGGCACTGTTCCTTGCCTACTCAACCGAGGCCGGCAGGGAAGCTGCATTCCTGGACCGGACCGGTGCAGCGGTCATCTGGGGGCTTCCTGTTGCCAAACTTGTTTTCAACGTCGCAGCCGCCGGCACTGTCGGGCCACTTATCCTCGCGCTGTTCGCCCTCCCCCCGAAGGGAAAAGCGTTTTCGAAGGCGCTGGTGATTGCCGGGATCTCCGGTGTGCTCTGGACAGCCGCGGCAGCCGCGATCAGCGTCCTCACCTTCCATTCGCTGGCTAACCTGCCGCTGTTTTCGGAAGGATCGGGGACCATCTTTGTCAGCTTCCTGACCGACGTTGACGCTGGCCGGAGAAGCGCCCTGACAGTAGTGATTACGGCAACCGTGGCGCTCATGTGCTTCGGGGTGCAGAGCCAGCGGGGTATCGCCATCACGGCTGGTCTGGCTACCACGGGGCTGATACCCCTGGCTCTGAACTCCCATGCCGCGGGCGGTGCCGGCCACCCCGACAGCACGGTGTCTGTGGTCATGCACATGGCCGCGGCTGCCGTCTGGATCGGCGGCCTGGCAACGCTTGTCCTGCTTCGGCGGACGCTGGGAACAGAGTTGCTGACCGTGGTCCGGCGTTACTCGACGTTGGCGCTGCTGTCCTTCCTTGCCCTGGCCATCTCGGGTGTGGCGGCTGGTGTGACGAGCCTCGGAACGCTTGACGGGCTGACCACGCAGTACGGCCTGATCCTCGTGGCCAAGACCGCGCTGCTGGGGGTTCTGGGCATGTTCGGGGCATTGCATCGGAGGTGGATCCTCACAAAGCTGGAATCGGTCCCGGGCAGGGCACGCACCACTTTCGCCGCTCTGGCAGTGGCCGAGCTTGCCGTCATGGCAGCCGCATCAGGACTCGCGGCGGCCTTGGCGCGCACCCCGCCACCCACGGTTTCGCAGGCAGCACCCGCCCCCGTTTCCCTGCGCCTGCCGGGCTTTGTGGATATCTTTCTCAGCTGGAAGCCCGACGCCCTGTGGATCTTCCTCTGCGCCGTCGCCGTGTTCCTGTACGCAGCCGGAGTGCAGCGTGTCCGGAACCGGGGCGGGCGTTGGCCGGCCTACCGCGCCAGCTTCTGGTTCGCCGGAGTTGCGCTGTTGTTCATGGTCACCAACGGAGGGCTCCGGTTGTACCAGGAGTACCTGATCAGTGCGCACGTCATGACGCAGATGCTCCTCATGGCCGTCGTTCCGCTCCTGCTGGTGCCCGGTGCGCCGCTGACCTTGGCCAGGCTTGCCGCCACGCCCAGGCAGGATGGGACGATAGGCGGTGCAGAAGCCCTCACCCTTACCCTGCGTCCGGTTGTGAATGCTGCATCGGCTCCCTACATGGCGGCCGCTGGCCTGGCCGCCGTGCTGGCTGCCCTGTACTACACCCCGTTGCTCGAGTATTCGTCACGCACCCAGTTCGGCTACCAGGCCATGGCCCTGTTGGCACTGCTCTCCGGCTGCCTGTTTGCTGCCTCCCTTGCCCGTGCAACCACGGACCGCGGGCCTGGATCGTCGGTGGCCGGCAGGCTCGTCACGATAGGTGCCGTGGCGGCGCTCTATGGGGTACACGGCTGGGCCCTCGCCCAGCAGGCAGACCAGCTGCCGGACGCGCGGCGGCGGGAATGGCTGATCACCGTGGGCCAGCCCTGGGACCAGCCGGTTCTGGCTGTCGTGGAACCCGCGGGCGCGGCCATGTGGGTCATCGCAGCCAGCACGCTTTTCATAGCGGCAGCGGTGGTCCTGTACCGGGCTCGCCGGCGCCGCACCCCGGGTACGGGGCGACGGGTCCGCTCCGCTTCGGAGCGCGCCCACGACCTGGTGATGTCCTCAGAGCCCTGA